The proteins below are encoded in one region of Zerene cesonia ecotype Mississippi chromosome 26, Zerene_cesonia_1.1, whole genome shotgun sequence:
- the LOC119836893 gene encoding transmembrane protein 68 isoform X2: MGFISYFVDNYTASFYNMIVEYVDTEYSLWLTWFLTPVIVTFLLPAVIIVLIYLSSIIFHLYRLYRLRVVDGVQNDWRHAARLAVCALWDAHGWLWHGYEIRGLENIPEGPFLVIYYHGALPIDMYYFTARMLLFKRRHIHTVADRFLFKIPGWSQLLEGLCVIPGTVQTCAGVLRSGNPLAISPGGVYEAQFGDHYYRLYWKSRIGFAKVALEAKVPIVPMFTQNVREAFRTVGWLRGVCLRVYAATRVPLAPVYGGFPVKLVTHLGAPVLPEPGMTPEQLQQKVATSIEKLVEEHQRVPGSILLALIERVYELPKKQKKHTHTNGTCQNGVKKETANNISDECDRDKAKVS; this comes from the exons TGGAGTACGTGGACACGGAATACAGTCTGTGGCTGACGTGGTTCCTCACGCCCGTCATCGTCACCTTCCTCCTGCCGGCTGTCATCATCGTACTCATATACCTGAGCAGTATTATCTTCCATCTTTATAGACTTTATAG GTTACGTGTTGTGGACGGTGTACAAAACGACTGGCGACACGCGGCCCGTCTCGCGGTGTGCGCCCTATGGGACGCACATGGTTGGCTGTGGCATG GCTACGAAATCAGAGGGCTCGAGAACATTCCAGAAGGCCCGTTCCTCGTGATCTACTACCACGGCGCGTTGCCGATAGACATGTACTACTTCACCGCGCGGATGCTGCTGTTCAAACGACGGCACATACACACCGTGGCCGACCGGTTCTTGTTCAAAATACCAG GCTGGTCACAATTATTAGAAGGCCTGTGCGTGATCCCAGGCACGGTGCAGACTTGCGCCGGAGTGCTGAGGAGCGGCAACCCGCTAGCCATCTCACCTGGTGGGGTGTACGAAGCGCAGTTCGGAGACCACTACTACAGACTGTATTGGAAGTCGAGGATTGGATTCGCGAAAGTCGCCCTCGAGGCTAAAGTG CCGATAGTGCCGATGTTCACGCAGAACGTGCGCGAGGCGTTCCGCACGGTGGGGTGGCTGCGCGGCGTGTGCCTGCGCGTGTACGCCGCCACGCGCGTGCCGCTGGCGCCCGTGTACGGCGGCTTCCCGGTCAAGCTCGTCACGCACCTCGGCGCGCCCGTGCTGCCCGAGCCCGGCATGACGCCCGAGCAGCTGCAGCAGAAG gtGGCGACATCCATAGAAAAGCTGGTAGAAGAGCACCAAAGGGTGCCCGGGAGCATCTTACTCGCTCTCATAGAACGCGTCTACGAGTTACCCAAAAAGCAGAAGAAGCACACGCACACGAACGGCACGTGTCAGAACGGCGTGAAGAAAGAGACGGCGAATAATATTAGTGACGAGTGCGACAGGGACAAAGCGAAGGTGTCGTAG
- the LOC119836893 gene encoding transmembrane protein 68 isoform X1: MVDNQCDAGTVKAYIMSDLLKKFDLEATNDVMKLTIAVFGFYVGMFYMEYVDTEYSLWLTWFLTPVIVTFLLPAVIIVLIYLSSIIFHLYRLYRLRVVDGVQNDWRHAARLAVCALWDAHGWLWHGYEIRGLENIPEGPFLVIYYHGALPIDMYYFTARMLLFKRRHIHTVADRFLFKIPGWSQLLEGLCVIPGTVQTCAGVLRSGNPLAISPGGVYEAQFGDHYYRLYWKSRIGFAKVALEAKVPIVPMFTQNVREAFRTVGWLRGVCLRVYAATRVPLAPVYGGFPVKLVTHLGAPVLPEPGMTPEQLQQKVATSIEKLVEEHQRVPGSILLALIERVYELPKKQKKHTHTNGTCQNGVKKETANNISDECDRDKAKVS; encoded by the exons atggtcgATAATCAGTGCGACGCGGGAACGGTGAAAGCGTACATCATGAGTGATTTGTTGAAAAAGTTCGATTTGGAGGCGACCAACGATGTGATGAAATTGACGATTGCCGTCTTCGGATTCTACGTGGGGatgttttata TGGAGTACGTGGACACGGAATACAGTCTGTGGCTGACGTGGTTCCTCACGCCCGTCATCGTCACCTTCCTCCTGCCGGCTGTCATCATCGTACTCATATACCTGAGCAGTATTATCTTCCATCTTTATAGACTTTATAG GTTACGTGTTGTGGACGGTGTACAAAACGACTGGCGACACGCGGCCCGTCTCGCGGTGTGCGCCCTATGGGACGCACATGGTTGGCTGTGGCATG GCTACGAAATCAGAGGGCTCGAGAACATTCCAGAAGGCCCGTTCCTCGTGATCTACTACCACGGCGCGTTGCCGATAGACATGTACTACTTCACCGCGCGGATGCTGCTGTTCAAACGACGGCACATACACACCGTGGCCGACCGGTTCTTGTTCAAAATACCAG GCTGGTCACAATTATTAGAAGGCCTGTGCGTGATCCCAGGCACGGTGCAGACTTGCGCCGGAGTGCTGAGGAGCGGCAACCCGCTAGCCATCTCACCTGGTGGGGTGTACGAAGCGCAGTTCGGAGACCACTACTACAGACTGTATTGGAAGTCGAGGATTGGATTCGCGAAAGTCGCCCTCGAGGCTAAAGTG CCGATAGTGCCGATGTTCACGCAGAACGTGCGCGAGGCGTTCCGCACGGTGGGGTGGCTGCGCGGCGTGTGCCTGCGCGTGTACGCCGCCACGCGCGTGCCGCTGGCGCCCGTGTACGGCGGCTTCCCGGTCAAGCTCGTCACGCACCTCGGCGCGCCCGTGCTGCCCGAGCCCGGCATGACGCCCGAGCAGCTGCAGCAGAAG gtGGCGACATCCATAGAAAAGCTGGTAGAAGAGCACCAAAGGGTGCCCGGGAGCATCTTACTCGCTCTCATAGAACGCGTCTACGAGTTACCCAAAAAGCAGAAGAAGCACACGCACACGAACGGCACGTGTCAGAACGGCGTGAAGAAAGAGACGGCGAATAATATTAGTGACGAGTGCGACAGGGACAAAGCGAAGGTGTCGTAG